The following proteins are co-located in the Oncorhynchus gorbuscha isolate QuinsamMale2020 ecotype Even-year linkage group LG22, OgorEven_v1.0, whole genome shotgun sequence genome:
- the LOC124009433 gene encoding hydroxysteroid 11-beta-dehydrogenase 1-like protein — MPVPLKTMFFIFAVCLIAVLWRDTFDPESVRCARVLVTGASTGIGEQLAYHYAKMGTQVVITARRECPLQKVAAKCTSLGAQKALYVTGDMSQSSAPERVVRMAVEQLGGLHILVLNHIGSTPFAMWNGDGDHIRELMQLNFLSYVNMASAASPVLEQSAGSMIVVSSLLGKRTTPFVGPYAATKFAVNGFFGSMQHELAMQRSNVSLTITTLGLIDTDSAMDKIRGYTNTAYPANDTALHIIKAGATHQKESFYPGYIYFACLCRDWFPFFRDIIIQNSYTY; from the exons ATGCCGGTCCCGCTGAAGACAATGTTTTTCATTTTTGCCGTTTGTCTGATTGCAGTCCTCTGGAGAGACACGTTTGATCCAG AGTCTGTTCGTTGTGCCAGGGTGCTGGTGACTGGGGCCAGCACAGGCATCGGAGAACAGCTGGCATACCACTATGCCAAGATGGGCACCCAGGTCGTCATCACGGCCAGGAGGGAGTGCCCCTTACAGAAG GTGGCAGCGAAGTGCACAAGCCTGGGGGCTCAGAAGGCTCTGTATGTGACAGGGGACATGTCCCAGTCCTCAGCCCCAGAGAGAGTGGTGAGGATGGCTGTCGAACAACTGG GAGGTCTTCACATCCTGGTTCTAAATCACATTGGATCCACCCCATTCGCCATGTGGAACGGAGATGGGGATCACATCAGGGAACTGATGCAG TTGAATTTCCTCAGCTATGTGAACATGGCTTCAGCAGCTTCACCAGTACTGGAGCAGAGTGCAGGGTCTATGATCGTAGTGTCATCTCTGTTGG gTAAGAGAACCACTCCTTTTGTGGGGCCCTACGCGGCCACCAAGTTTGCAGTGAACGGTTTCTTTGGTTCCATGCAGCATGAGCTAGCCATGCAGCGCAGCAATGTGTCTCTGACCATCACCACACTGGGCCTGATAGACACAGACTCAGCCATGGACAAAATCAG AGGATATACCAACACGGCCTACCCAGCCAACGATACTGCCCTCCACATCATCAAGGCCGGGGCCACACACCAGAAGGAGTCATTTTACCCTGGATACATCTACTTCGCCTGCTTGTGCAGAGACTGGTTCCCCTTCTTCAGAGACATCATCATCCAGAACTCCTACACATACTGA
- the LOC124009830 gene encoding spindlin-W-like, with translation MSKKRGRKRSSGELSESSGLSPSSTLDPNNLLGLRIEHNWREKGNLTKWKGTVLERLTVNTSLYMVKYDGFDCVYGIELFKDERVSNLQVLTEKVVNNKIKVPHDAPELVGKAVEHLFEKEDGEKNEWRGMVLSRAPIMTNWYYITYEKDPVLYMYQLWDDYKDGDLRILPEAENKHLLPADRKPGEETESLVGKQVEYVTDKGVKRTGLVIYQVPAKPSVYYIKYDDDFHIHVYDLVKTT, from the exons ATGTCCAAGAAAAGGGGCAG AAAGCGTAGCAGTGGCGAGCTGAGTGAGAGTTCAGGTTTGTCTCCGTCGTCGACCCTAGACCCTAACAACCTGCTGGGCCTGCGGATTGAGCACAATTGGAGGGAGAAGGGCAACCTGACCAAGTGGAAAGGCACAGTGCTGGAACGCCTCACCGTCAACACCTCCTTGTACATGGTCAAATATGACGGCTTCGACTGCGTCTATGGCATCGAGCTGTTCAAAGACGAGCGGGTGTCCAACCTGCAGGTTTTAACAGAGAAAGTCG TAAACAACAAGATCAAGGTGCCCCACGATGCGCCAGAGTTGGTGGGCAAGGCTGTGGAGCACCTGTTTGAGAAGGAGGACGGTGAGAAGAATGAGTGGAGGGGCATGGTGCTTTCTCGCGCCCCCATCATGACCAACTGGTACTACATCACCTATGAGAAGGACCCTGTGCTCTACATGTACCAGCTCTGGGACGACTATAAGGACGGAGACCTCCGCATCCTCCCTGAAGCTG AGAACAAACACCTGCTGCCTGCGGACAGGAAGCCAGGCGAGGAGACAGAGAGCCTTGTGGGTAAGCAGGTGGAGTACGTCACTGATAAGGGCGTGAAGAGGACTGGGCTGGTTATCTACCAGGTTCCCGCCAAACCCTCCGTCTACTACATCAAATACGACGACGACTTCCACATCCACGTTTATGACCTTGTCAAAACCACCTAG